In a genomic window of Mycosarcoma maydis chromosome 5, whole genome shotgun sequence:
- a CDS encoding putative nonhistone chromosomal protein → MAKADTKTKSSTSTQKRTTKAKKDPDAPKRPLSAYMFFSQDQRERVKNANPEAGFGEVGRLLGAKWKEMSEAEKKPYNDMANRDKARAEAEKAAYNKRR, encoded by the coding sequence atggccaaAGCAGATACCAAGACCAAgtcgtcgacctcgacgcagaagcgcaccaccaaggccaagaaggatCCCGACGCCCCCAAGCGCCCGCTCTCGGCATACATGTTCTTCTCCCAGGACCAACGCGAACGTGTCAAGAATGCCAACCCCGAGGCTGGTTTCGGAGAGGTCGGCCGTCTTCTCGGTGCCAAGTGGAAGGAGATGTCCGAGgccgagaagaagccgTACAACGACATGGCCAACCGCGACAAGGCTCGtgccgaggccgagaagGCTGCTTACAACAAGCGCCGATGA